One window from the genome of Candidatus Manganitrophaceae bacterium encodes:
- a CDS encoding tetratricopeptide repeat protein: MTEENQKENSTYTEGASLNPSPRLRPFWKIILFTTIIVTLFFGALELILALAGVRPVLVTDDPFVGFAQNIPLFVEDRQPDGSVLLKVAQNKWHFFNEDQLFPKEKGRNSYRIFCLGGSTTYGHPYKDRFSFCGWLRAYLKAADPSRQWEVINAGGISYASYRVTHLMNELKQYQPDLFIVYSGQNEFLEQRSYGTLAELPGAALRAGALLSRTRTWAAMKKAIEVVRPDPLKNAKERYQLSGEVDDILDHTLGPTTYHRDDPLKRQIINHYRLNLKRMVQIARGSGAEILFVQPAVNLKDMSPFKSEHKAGLGDDPLRRWEDLYRRAGELQNQGRFSEALPLYQQALAIDDRYAELHYRVGQVLYETGRYDEAEKAFWRAVDEDITPLRILSAMQRIVEEVTSDEGVPRVDFPRLLKEAYAREQKNLPPILGKEYFVDHIHTNINGYRMLGLALLDQMIQRGIVRPDRSWGEAAIVNVDREVMSGFDRKAEGVALKTLGKTLDWAGKFHEAHQVFLRALEALGPDAEIYKRLTTSSMGRGAFDDAIFYIRQVIALGVEEPDLHHRLARLLVQQGRNEEAIEQYREELRRYPDNPVALTDLAVLLAKKGENEEARRHLDAALKRAPDFGYAHLNLAILLTKAQRYEEALPHGREGVRLNPDQPLAHFYLGVILKKQGRVEEAIPHLSEAVRLNPDDPAAKKNLEEALAARKP; this comes from the coding sequence ATGACGGAAGAGAATCAGAAAGAAAATTCGACCTATACTGAAGGCGCTTCGCTAAACCCGTCGCCCCGGCTCCGCCCATTCTGGAAAATAATCTTATTTACAACGATCATCGTCACCCTCTTTTTCGGCGCCCTGGAGCTGATCTTGGCGCTGGCCGGCGTCCGTCCCGTCCTCGTCACCGACGATCCCTTCGTCGGATTCGCACAGAATATTCCTCTCTTCGTCGAAGATCGTCAGCCGGATGGATCGGTTCTCCTCAAGGTCGCTCAAAACAAATGGCATTTTTTTAATGAGGATCAACTCTTCCCCAAGGAGAAGGGGCGCAACAGCTATCGGATCTTCTGCTTGGGGGGATCGACGACGTACGGTCACCCTTACAAAGATCGGTTCTCGTTTTGCGGGTGGCTGCGGGCCTATCTGAAAGCGGCCGATCCGTCGCGCCAATGGGAGGTGATCAACGCCGGAGGGATCAGCTACGCCAGCTACCGGGTGACCCACCTGATGAATGAGCTGAAGCAATACCAACCCGACCTTTTTATCGTCTACTCCGGGCAAAACGAATTCCTCGAACAGCGCTCCTATGGGACGCTTGCCGAGCTCCCCGGCGCGGCGCTTCGGGCCGGCGCCCTCCTCAGCCGGACCCGGACCTGGGCGGCGATGAAAAAGGCAATCGAGGTTGTCCGACCCGACCCGCTCAAAAATGCCAAGGAGCGCTATCAGCTGAGCGGCGAGGTCGATGATATCCTCGATCACACCCTCGGCCCGACGACTTATCACCGCGACGATCCGCTCAAGCGGCAGATCATCAACCACTATCGCCTCAATCTAAAACGAATGGTCCAGATCGCCCGCGGCAGCGGCGCGGAGATCCTCTTCGTCCAACCGGCGGTGAACCTCAAAGACATGTCCCCGTTCAAAAGCGAGCACAAAGCGGGACTCGGCGATGATCCACTCCGCAGGTGGGAAGATCTCTACCGGCGCGCGGGCGAGTTGCAGAACCAGGGCCGCTTCAGCGAGGCACTGCCGCTCTATCAACAAGCGCTTGCGATCGACGACCGCTATGCCGAGCTCCACTACCGAGTCGGACAGGTTCTTTATGAGACGGGCAGATATGACGAGGCGGAGAAGGCGTTCTGGCGGGCCGTCGATGAGGACATCACCCCCTTGCGGATCTTGAGTGCCATGCAGCGAATCGTGGAAGAGGTGACCTCGGACGAAGGGGTTCCGCGGGTCGATTTCCCCCGCCTGCTCAAGGAAGCCTATGCGCGTGAGCAGAAGAACCTCCCTCCGATTTTGGGAAAAGAATATTTCGTCGACCATATTCACACCAACATCAACGGATATCGGATGTTGGGTTTGGCGCTGCTTGATCAGATGATCCAACGGGGAATCGTTCGGCCGGATCGGTCGTGGGGCGAGGCGGCGATCGTGAACGTGGACAGAGAGGTGATGTCGGGCTTTGATCGGAAGGCGGAGGGGGTCGCGTTGAAGACGCTGGGAAAGACGCTCGATTGGGCCGGAAAGTTTCATGAGGCCCATCAGGTCTTCCTGCGTGCTCTGGAGGCGCTCGGCCCCGACGCGGAGATCTATAAACGGTTGACCACCTCTTCAATGGGGCGGGGCGCGTTCGATGATGCGATCTTTTACATTCGGCAGGTCATCGCCCTCGGAGTGGAGGAGCCCGACCTTCATCACAGGCTGGCGAGATTGTTGGTGCAGCAAGGGAGAAATGAGGAGGCGATCGAGCAATACCGAGAGGAGCTTCGGCGGTATCCGGACAACCCGGTTGCGCTGACCGATCTGGCGGTCCTCCTCGCGAAAAAGGGGGAGAACGAGGAGGCGCGGCGTCATCTCGATGCGGCGCTGAAGCGGGCGCCCGATTTTGGATATGCTCATTTAAATTTGGCGATCCTTTTGACCAAGGCGCAGCGGTATGAGGAGGCGTTGCCGCACGGCCGCGAGGGGGTTCGGTTGAACCCGGACCAACCGCTGGCGCATTTCTATCTTGGGGTGATTCTGAAAAAGCAGGGGAGGGTGGAAGAGGCGATTCCACACCTCTCCGAGGCGGTCCGATTAAATCCGGACGATCCGGCGGCGAAGAAAAATTTGGAAGAGGCGCTGGCGGCACGGAAGCCGTAA
- a CDS encoding tetratricopeptide repeat protein: MSQEPEKNDAVSPRPRPFWKSILFTILIVTLFFGTLELTLALTGVRPVLVTEDPFVGFAQNIPLFIEAGQPDGSILLQTAPSKIAFFNYQAFPKVKGEKSYRIFCMGESTTVGHPYYDPVSFCGWLRAFLKAADPSRNWEVINAGGVSYASYRIANLMEELSRYQPDLFIVYCGQNEFLERRSYGRLMALPDWALRGSALLSRTRTWAAMKEAIGVVRPDPLKNAKERYQLSGEVDEILTHTVGPTSYHRDDPLKRQVLKHYRYGMERMAQIARGAGAQIVFVQPAVNLKDMSPFKSEHKAGLGDDALHMWEDLYRRASELQGQGHVSDALPLYRQALAIDDRYAELHYRIGQVLYETGQYDEAEKVFWRAVDEDIAPLRILSPMQRIVEEVASDAGAPLVDFPRLLKEAYVREQKNLPPILGKEYFVDHVHTNIKGYRMLGLALFDALVREKVVKPDAAWNSEKVEQVTRQVLAGFSVNDAAEALRILGRTLNWAGKLEEAQNALRQALELQGPHPDTYYFLVTVLSRQGKYDDAINALRQMISHYPQKSGPRLKLAELLVQQGKPDEAILQLQEELQLNPNAPNAPNAPNANLAHTELAALLVKKGEVAAAIRHFDAALRLNPNDEYAHLFLARLFTQQRRDDEALPHLREVIRINPGQHLAHYGLGAILRKRGEFDEAVKHLSEAIRLNSNDASYRNELQAARDRANK; this comes from the coding sequence ATGAGTCAGGAACCGGAAAAAAACGACGCCGTCTCTCCGCGACCCCGCCCGTTTTGGAAAAGCATTTTATTCACGATCCTCATCGTGACCCTCTTCTTTGGGACCCTGGAGCTGACCCTGGCGCTGACCGGCGTCCGTCCCGTCCTCGTCACCGAAGATCCCTTTGTCGGATTCGCCCAAAACATCCCCCTCTTTATCGAAGCCGGGCAGCCGGACGGATCGATCCTCCTCCAGACCGCTCCAAGCAAAATTGCCTTTTTTAACTATCAAGCGTTTCCCAAGGTAAAAGGAGAGAAGAGCTATCGGATTTTCTGCATGGGGGAATCGACGACGGTCGGTCATCCCTACTACGATCCGGTGTCGTTTTGCGGCTGGCTGCGGGCCTTTTTGAAGGCCGCTGATCCATCCCGAAATTGGGAGGTGATCAATGCCGGCGGCGTCAGCTATGCCAGCTACCGGATCGCCAACCTGATGGAGGAGCTGAGCCGATATCAGCCCGACCTTTTTATCGTCTACTGCGGGCAGAATGAATTCCTCGAGCGGCGCTCCTATGGACGCCTGATGGCGCTGCCCGACTGGGCGCTGCGGGGAAGCGCCCTCCTCAGCCGGACCCGGACCTGGGCGGCGATGAAAGAGGCAATCGGCGTCGTTCGGCCCGACCCGCTCAAAAATGCAAAAGAGCGCTACCAACTGAGCGGCGAGGTCGATGAGATCCTCACCCATACGGTCGGCCCGACGAGCTATCACCGCGATGACCCGCTCAAGCGGCAGGTCCTAAAACACTACCGCTATGGAATGGAGCGGATGGCACAGATCGCGCGGGGTGCGGGGGCCCAGATCGTCTTCGTCCAGCCGGCGGTGAACCTCAAAGACATGTCCCCGTTCAAGAGCGAGCACAAGGCGGGACTCGGCGACGATGCGCTTCACATGTGGGAAGATCTCTACCGGCGCGCGAGCGAGCTGCAGGGGCAAGGCCACGTCAGCGACGCATTGCCGCTCTACCGCCAAGCGCTTGCGATCGACGATCGTTATGCCGAGCTGCATTACCGAATCGGACAGGTTCTCTATGAGACAGGTCAGTATGACGAAGCGGAGAAGGTCTTCTGGCGCGCCGTCGATGAGGACATCGCCCCCTTGCGAATCTTAAGTCCCATGCAGCGCATCGTGGAGGAGGTCGCCTCCGACGCAGGCGCGCCGTTGGTCGATTTCCCGCGTCTGCTCAAAGAAGCCTATGTGCGCGAGCAGAAGAACCTCCCTCCAATCTTGGGAAAAGAATATTTCGTTGACCATGTCCACACCAACATCAAAGGCTACCGGATGTTGGGGCTCGCGTTGTTCGACGCGCTGGTCAGAGAAAAAGTTGTGAAGCCGGACGCCGCTTGGAACAGCGAGAAGGTCGAGCAGGTCACCCGCCAGGTGCTCGCCGGCTTTAGCGTGAATGACGCGGCGGAGGCGCTTCGCATCCTGGGACGGACGCTGAATTGGGCCGGAAAACTGGAAGAGGCGCAGAACGCATTGCGGCAGGCCTTAGAACTTCAGGGACCGCATCCCGATACATACTATTTTCTGGTGACGGTCTTGTCGCGGCAAGGGAAATATGATGACGCCATCAACGCTCTTCGTCAGATGATCAGCCACTACCCTCAAAAATCGGGGCCCCGTCTGAAACTCGCGGAGCTGTTGGTGCAACAGGGCAAGCCCGACGAAGCGATCCTGCAGCTGCAAGAGGAACTTCAACTCAATCCCAACGCGCCCAACGCGCCAAACGCGCCCAACGCGAACCTCGCCCATACCGAGCTGGCGGCCCTCCTCGTCAAAAAAGGAGAGGTGGCGGCGGCGATTCGTCACTTTGATGCCGCCCTTAGACTCAATCCCAATGACGAGTATGCCCACCTCTTTTTGGCGCGCCTCTTCACCCAGCAACGGAGAGACGACGAGGCGTTGCCCCATCTGCGCGAGGTCATCCGGATCAATCCCGGTCAGCACCTCGCCCATTACGGTCTCGGCGCGATATTGAGAAAACGAGGAGAATTCGACGAAGCGGTCAAGCATCTCTCCGAGGCGATCCGACTGAATTCAAATGACGCGTCGTATCGGAACGAGCTGCAAGCGGCGCGCGATCGGGCAAACAAATAA
- a CDS encoding DNA topoisomerase IV subunit A, which yields MAKKKAEHKITPVEKKLIGVADAVITAAERKQDPTLSIPIRSLSNVTFSEKKGMIEMGKKKQERSFFNVGMAKKFMQTVLVADALSELQRAGLTTSLREIYYRTKHTLKDSNENTFDNQDESDPVIEDLEASLEALREELHVRAESAGSVIGPLVLLDDGDTVNCMRLGKGGYSVPSIVEPEYLSIKKCTADFVLLVEKGTQWNRLSEDKFWRRYNCILLTGNGQPPRGIRRLTRRLHEEKGLPVYVLVDNDPWGYYIYSVVKQGSINLAFESQRMAIPKAKFIGLSSGDPETYGLPRNVGIKLNEKDIARAKELLAYPWFQKTAWQEEIKRMLASGLKYELDALANKDFQYLTKKYLPKKLKERDWLD from the coding sequence ATGGCGAAAAAGAAAGCGGAGCACAAGATCACCCCGGTGGAGAAGAAGCTGATCGGCGTCGCCGATGCGGTGATCACCGCCGCGGAGCGGAAGCAAGATCCCACCCTCTCGATTCCGATCCGATCTCTCTCGAACGTCACCTTCAGCGAGAAGAAGGGGATGATCGAGATGGGGAAGAAGAAACAGGAGCGCTCGTTCTTCAACGTCGGGATGGCGAAGAAGTTCATGCAGACGGTGCTCGTCGCCGACGCCCTCTCCGAGCTGCAGCGGGCCGGCCTCACGACGTCGCTCAGGGAGATCTACTACCGGACCAAACACACGCTGAAAGACTCGAACGAAAACACCTTCGACAACCAGGACGAATCCGATCCGGTGATTGAAGATCTCGAGGCGTCGCTTGAGGCGCTCCGCGAAGAGCTCCATGTCCGCGCCGAGAGCGCGGGGAGCGTCATCGGGCCGCTCGTCCTCCTCGACGACGGCGACACGGTGAATTGTATGCGGCTCGGGAAAGGGGGCTATTCGGTCCCGTCGATCGTCGAGCCGGAATATCTTTCGATCAAGAAATGCACCGCCGACTTCGTTTTGCTCGTCGAGAAGGGAACGCAGTGGAACCGCCTCTCGGAAGACAAGTTCTGGCGCCGGTACAACTGCATCTTGCTCACCGGCAACGGCCAGCCCCCCCGCGGCATCCGCCGCTTGACCCGCCGGCTGCATGAAGAGAAAGGTCTCCCCGTTTATGTGCTCGTCGACAACGATCCCTGGGGCTACTACATCTACTCGGTCGTGAAGCAAGGCTCGATCAACCTCGCCTTCGAAAGCCAGCGGATGGCGATCCCGAAAGCGAAGTTCATCGGCCTCTCCAGCGGCGACCCCGAGACCTACGGCCTCCCGCGCAACGTCGGCATCAAGCTCAACGAAAAAGACATCGCCCGCGCCAAAGAGCTCCTCGCCTACCCCTGGTTCCAGAAAACCGCTTGGCAGGAAGAGATCAAGCGGATGCTCGCCAGCGGCCTCAAGTATGAGCTCGACGCGCTGGCCAACAAAGACTTCCAGTATCTGACGAAGAAGTATCTTCCGAAAAAGCTGAAAGAGAGAGACTGGCTCGATTAG
- a CDS encoding gluconokinase: MVIILFGVTGAGKTTVGQLLAKELGWTFYDADAFHSPDNILKMRQGIPLTDAARQPWLDSLRTAVSEWVAQGKNIVLACSALKKSYRQYLRVSSTVQTVYLKGEPGLIEARLERRPDHFMNPSLIGSQFDTLEEPARDAMVVEVNKRPEEIVQEIRSALQI; this comes from the coding sequence ATGGTCATCATTCTCTTCGGCGTGACAGGCGCGGGGAAAACCACCGTCGGCCAATTGCTTGCGAAAGAATTGGGCTGGACGTTTTATGATGCCGATGCCTTTCACTCTCCCGACAATATTCTAAAGATGCGGCAGGGCATTCCGCTCACCGACGCGGCGCGCCAGCCTTGGCTCGACTCCCTGCGAACGGCCGTCAGCGAGTGGGTGGCGCAGGGGAAGAATATCGTCTTGGCCTGCTCCGCGCTGAAAAAATCGTATCGACAATATCTGCGGGTGAGCAGCACCGTCCAGACGGTCTACCTGAAAGGAGAGCCGGGGCTGATCGAGGCGCGCCTTGAGAGGCGGCCCGATCACTTTATGAACCCCTCTTTGATCGGCAGTCAATTCGATACGTTGGAAGAGCCGGCCCGCGACGCGATGGTGGTGGAGGTCAACAAGCGTCCGGAGGAGATCGTGCAGGAAATCCGAAGCGCCCTACAAATTTAG
- a CDS encoding EamA family transporter: MTPFSSWQFWAILSAIFAALTAIFAKIGIENVNSDFATFIRTIVILLSLSIILFATGQYQPFDSVSPRSYLFLVLSGLATGASWICYFRALKLGNASQVAPIDKLSVVLVALFGVSFLGEKLPLKNWVGIMLIAAGAILVSLKR; the protein is encoded by the coding sequence TTGACTCCCTTTTCTTCTTGGCAATTTTGGGCAATCCTCTCCGCGATCTTCGCGGCCTTAACCGCCATTTTCGCGAAGATCGGGATCGAAAACGTTAACTCCGATTTCGCGACGTTCATCCGGACGATCGTGATTCTTCTCTCCCTGTCGATCATCCTCTTCGCCACCGGCCAATACCAACCCTTCGACTCGGTCTCACCAAGAAGCTACCTCTTCCTGGTCCTCTCCGGCCTCGCCACCGGCGCCTCTTGGATCTGCTACTTTCGGGCGCTGAAGCTGGGGAATGCGTCGCAGGTGGCGCCGATCGATAAGCTCAGCGTGGTCCTGGTCGCCCTCTTCGGCGTGAGCTTCCTCGGGGAGAAACTGCCGCTGAAAAATTGGGTTGGGATCATGCTGATTGCGGCGGGGGCGATCCTCGTGTCGCTCAAGCGATAG
- a CDS encoding carbamoyltransferase, giving the protein MAFTILGISAYYHDSAAALLRDGEIVAAAQEERFTRRKHDARFPDRAISYCLKEAGLRLADLDAIVFYDKPLVKFERLIETYLASAPRGYRSFAAAMPVWLKEKLFLKGQLKKALARLGQCRVSALPSLYFTEHHQAHAASAFYPSPFPRAAILCMDGVGEWATTSVWLGEGNTLTPQWQIDFPHSLGLLYSAFTYYAGFKVNSGEYKLMGLAPYGEPEYVDLILKHLLDLKEDGTFRLNLDYFDYPTGLRMTNAKFNALFGGPPRAPEENLTQREMNLARSIQVVTEEVVLRLARTIHRELGVDQLCLAGGVALNCVANGRLVREGPYRDLWIQPAAGDAGGALGAAWALWHQYHDRPRRVTGADRMAGAFLGPRFSASEIEAYLDSVGAVYESLDDASLMNSVAEILANEQVVGWFQGRMEFGPRALGARSILGDPRSEKMQSVMNLKIKYRESFRPFAPSVLSESASAWFDLDRPSPYMLLTASVREARRTPMPPDNPEKGAATAPRQRFGIDRLQVKRSSIPAVTHIDYSARIQTVHPETNPRYYKLIEAFERRTGCPVLVNSSFNVRGEPIVCTPEEAYRCFMRTEIDYLVLENFLLAKTKQPAWKKEDDWKETFDLD; this is encoded by the coding sequence ATGGCATTCACCATTTTAGGAATATCGGCCTATTACCATGACAGCGCTGCGGCATTGCTGCGCGACGGCGAAATCGTGGCGGCCGCGCAGGAAGAACGCTTTACCCGGCGGAAACACGATGCCCGGTTTCCCGACCGGGCGATTTCGTATTGCCTCAAAGAGGCGGGACTTCGCCTCGCCGATCTCGATGCGATCGTCTTCTACGATAAGCCGCTGGTCAAATTCGAGCGGCTGATTGAGACCTACCTCGCCTCCGCCCCCCGCGGATACCGCTCCTTTGCCGCCGCCATGCCGGTCTGGCTTAAGGAAAAACTTTTCTTAAAAGGCCAACTTAAAAAAGCGCTGGCGCGTCTCGGACAATGCCGGGTGTCGGCGCTCCCTTCGCTCTATTTTACCGAGCACCATCAGGCCCACGCCGCTTCCGCATTTTATCCAAGCCCTTTTCCCCGCGCGGCGATCCTCTGCATGGACGGCGTCGGAGAGTGGGCGACCACGTCGGTCTGGCTCGGGGAGGGGAACACGCTGACCCCGCAGTGGCAGATCGACTTTCCCCACTCGCTCGGCCTCCTCTACTCGGCATTCACCTATTACGCCGGATTCAAAGTCAACTCCGGGGAGTATAAATTAATGGGGTTGGCCCCCTACGGCGAACCGGAATATGTCGATCTGATCTTAAAGCACTTGTTGGATCTCAAAGAGGACGGAACCTTCCGTCTGAACCTCGACTACTTCGACTACCCCACCGGCCTGAGGATGACGAATGCCAAATTCAATGCGCTCTTCGGCGGACCGCCGCGCGCGCCGGAGGAGAATCTCACCCAACGGGAGATGAACCTTGCCCGCTCCATCCAGGTCGTCACCGAAGAGGTTGTTTTACGGCTGGCCAGAACGATTCATCGGGAACTCGGGGTCGATCAGCTTTGTCTCGCCGGCGGGGTCGCGCTCAACTGCGTCGCCAATGGACGGCTCGTTCGGGAAGGACCGTACCGGGATCTTTGGATTCAGCCGGCGGCGGGAGATGCCGGCGGCGCGCTCGGCGCCGCGTGGGCCCTCTGGCATCAATATCATGACCGGCCGCGGAGGGTGACCGGCGCCGACCGGATGGCCGGCGCGTTTCTCGGGCCTCGGTTTAGCGCGTCCGAGATCGAGGCCTATCTCGATTCGGTCGGCGCCGTCTATGAATCTTTGGACGACGCGTCGTTGATGAATTCCGTCGCGGAGATTCTGGCGAATGAACAGGTCGTCGGGTGGTTTCAGGGACGGATGGAATTCGGCCCCCGCGCCCTCGGCGCCCGCTCGATCCTCGGCGATCCCCGGAGCGAGAAGATGCAATCGGTGATGAACCTGAAGATCAAATACCGGGAGTCGTTCCGTCCGTTTGCACCGTCGGTTCTCAGCGAATCGGCCTCCGCCTGGTTCGACCTCGACCGGCCGAGTCCGTACATGCTCCTAACCGCATCGGTCCGTGAGGCGCGCCGCACTCCGATGCCGCCCGATAACCCAGAAAAGGGAGCGGCGACCGCTCCGCGACAACGCTTTGGGATCGACCGGCTCCAGGTCAAACGCTCGTCGATCCCCGCCGTGACGCATATCGATTATTCGGCCCGAATTCAGACGGTGCATCCGGAGACGAATCCCCGGTATTACAAACTCATTGAAGCGTTTGAACGGCGAACCGGCTGTCCGGTCCTGGTTAACAGCTCCTTCAATGTCCGCGGGGAGCCGATCGTCTGCACGCCGGAAGAGGCGTACCGCTGCTTCATGCGGACCGAAATCGATTATCTGGTCTTGGAGAATTTTTTGCTGGCCAAAACAAAACAGCCTGCATGGAAAAAAGAAGATGACTGGAAAGAGACGTTCGACCTGGATTGA
- a CDS encoding sxtJ, giving the protein MTGKRRSTWIDPVFKRPAPPTAKELRSFGLTLGLFIAGCFGLLFPWLWSLTPARWPWTLGALFIFWGLVAPTTLAPVFYGWTIVGGLLGWINTRIILAVLFYLVFFPVGFFMRRSGWDPLRRTWKRDIISYRIQSKAADRKQMKRPF; this is encoded by the coding sequence ATGACTGGAAAGAGACGTTCGACCTGGATTGATCCGGTCTTCAAGCGGCCCGCCCCGCCGACGGCGAAAGAGCTGCGTTCCTTCGGCCTCACCTTGGGGCTTTTTATCGCGGGCTGTTTTGGCCTTCTGTTTCCCTGGCTCTGGAGCCTGACGCCTGCGCGTTGGCCTTGGACGCTCGGAGCGCTCTTTATTTTCTGGGGCCTGGTTGCGCCGACGACCTTGGCGCCTGTCTTTTATGGTTGGACGATCGTCGGCGGTCTTCTCGGATGGATTAATACCCGGATTATTTTAGCCGTTCTTTTTTACCTCGTCTTCTTTCCGGTCGGATTTTTCATGCGGCGGTCGGGATGGGACCCGCTTCGGCGCACCTGGAAGCGTGATATAATCAGCTACCGGATCCAAAGCAAAGCGGCGGACCGGAAACAGATGAAGAGACCCTTCTAA
- a CDS encoding esterase-like activity of phytase family protein, with protein MSKKKWAAYLFISSLFAAAAAEASTDLIAVGSVSGSYEDFALQTAPPLENGIPGNRLGGLGSGLAYAGGNTFLAVPDRGPNAKPYDPSVDDTVSYINRFQNFHLTLAPSDPGAPLPFTLTPMLTGTTLLSSFTPLTYASSGVPPLNSVNHTYYFTGRSDNFNPTQPSTHPLNARFDSEGIRVSNDGLSVFISDEYGPYVYQFNRLTGKRVRVFNLPAKFAVKNLSPNGDTEINGNTSGRVANKGMEGLAITPDGKTLVGILQSPLIQDGGTNGAVTRIVTIDLRTGATHEYGYQFDNIGSASKAKYGTASEILAINNHEFLVDERDGKGLVDNSIAVVKKLYKINLVGAPEISNLTGASNLLGTAAPKTLFLDIVAVLNSKGIASTDIPAKLEGIAFGQDVTINGATLHTLYVSNDNDYVATVIDTTHPLGMDNPNKFFVFAFEDADLPGLVPQDFDDLYLRFTN; from the coding sequence ATGAGTAAAAAGAAGTGGGCTGCTTATCTGTTCATTTCATCCCTGTTTGCAGCTGCCGCCGCCGAGGCGAGCACCGACCTGATCGCCGTCGGGAGTGTGAGCGGAAGCTATGAAGATTTTGCGCTTCAAACCGCCCCGCCGCTGGAAAATGGAATCCCGGGGAACCGCCTCGGCGGGCTCGGTTCTGGCCTCGCCTATGCCGGTGGGAACACCTTCCTCGCCGTTCCCGATCGGGGGCCGAATGCGAAACCATACGACCCCAGCGTCGACGACACCGTCTCTTACATCAACCGTTTCCAGAACTTTCACCTGACACTGGCGCCGAGTGATCCCGGCGCGCCCCTTCCGTTCACCCTCACCCCGATGCTCACCGGGACGACGCTCCTCTCAAGCTTCACCCCGCTGACCTACGCTTCCAGCGGCGTCCCTCCGCTGAATAGCGTCAATCACACCTACTACTTCACCGGTCGGTCGGACAATTTTAATCCAACCCAGCCGTCGACCCATCCGCTGAATGCCCGGTTCGACTCCGAGGGGATTCGGGTCTCGAACGATGGTTTGAGCGTCTTCATCTCCGATGAATATGGTCCCTATGTTTACCAGTTCAACCGCCTCACCGGAAAACGTGTCCGGGTCTTCAATCTTCCCGCCAAATTCGCCGTCAAGAATCTAAGTCCAAACGGGGATACCGAGATCAACGGCAATACCTCCGGACGGGTCGCCAACAAAGGGATGGAAGGGTTGGCGATCACTCCGGATGGGAAAACGTTAGTCGGCATCCTGCAAAGCCCGTTGATTCAAGACGGCGGGACCAACGGCGCCGTCACCCGAATCGTCACGATCGATCTTCGGACCGGCGCCACCCATGAATATGGGTATCAATTCGACAACATTGGCTCCGCTTCAAAGGCGAAATATGGCACCGCCAGCGAGATCCTCGCCATCAATAACCATGAGTTTTTAGTCGATGAGCGCGATGGCAAAGGGCTGGTGGATAATTCCATCGCCGTCGTCAAGAAACTCTATAAGATCAACCTCGTCGGCGCCCCAGAGATCAGCAATCTCACCGGAGCGAGCAATCTTCTCGGGACCGCCGCTCCCAAGACCCTTTTCTTAGACATCGTGGCCGTGCTGAACAGCAAAGGGATCGCGAGCACCGACATTCCGGCGAAGCTGGAAGGAATCGCTTTCGGACAGGATGTGACGATCAACGGCGCCACCCTGCACACCCTCTACGTCTCCAACGACAACGACTACGTCGCCACTGTGATCGACACCACCCATCCGCTCGGGATGGACAACCCGAACAAGTTCTTCGTTTTTGCCTTCGAAGACGCCGACCTGCCGGGCTTGGTTCCCCAGGATTTTGATGACCTCTATCTTCGATTCACGAATTAA
- a CDS encoding DUF4864 domain-containing protein → MAAFDPIHSTDLIQSVIQQQMAAFNKEDYPTAYTLASKSIRQRLSKERFETMVRSGYPQIANSHLVSFGETLFSDDTQAAVATVHVTGKDHVTVIARYLMVLEGEGWKINGVTIVEEFQPIRSGPAGRRSARSRESERLCHL, encoded by the coding sequence ATGGCGGCCTTTGACCCCATTCATTCAACCGACCTGATCCAATCGGTCATCCAACAGCAGATGGCCGCCTTCAACAAGGAGGACTACCCGACCGCCTACACCCTTGCCTCGAAGTCGATCCGCCAACGGCTCTCGAAAGAACGCTTTGAGACGATGGTCCGGTCCGGTTACCCGCAGATCGCGAATTCCCACCTCGTCTCCTTCGGAGAGACCCTCTTCTCGGACGATACACAGGCGGCGGTCGCGACGGTCCATGTGACCGGGAAAGACCATGTGACGGTCATCGCACGATATCTGATGGTCCTCGAAGGAGAGGGATGGAAGATCAACGGCGTAACGATCGTGGAAGAGTTCCAGCCGATCCGATCCGGTCCCGCCGGCAGAAGATCAGCGCGCTCCCGAGAATCTGAACGGCTCTGTCACTTATGA